The region ccaggtctcctgcattgcgggcagattctttaccagctgagccacaagggaagcccaggaataccgagtgggtagcctatcccttctccagaggatcttctgaacccaggaatcgaactggggtctcctgcattgcaggcagattctttaccagctgagctaccagggaagtccccaggaaaACACTGTAGCTCTTCTCAACTATCAATAGCACCATTTTCATTAAACACTGTCTCATCCTCttgtacacacatacacccatAGATAAATATACTTGCAGTTCCATTCTATATCATTCTTTCattgtaattttatgtttaaataataTTGAACCTAGAGAGTTTtcatatataataaaacattttataattaaacTTCAAAATGTTCTATCTGCTGATAAAATCTCTTTGAATAATATCTTACTCCTCAGCCATTATTTCCACCTTCAAAAGCATTCATGCCAGTGAATGCCATATACTTACCGTTCTCCAGTAGCACATCCACAGCCATAGTTGTCAGGTCTTTAGTACAAGCGGCCCGAACATCCTCAGTAGGAGCAGTGAACGTGCTAAGTCCTGTTAGTTTGTTGATGTAAACCATTCTTCCCAGAGTTACATCAAAATGCTGCTGCCAATCCAAAGAACATATGTTGGACCCTTCATTTTCAGAACAAGTTCTTGCTATGGCTATGGATTCCTCACTCTGAAAACAAGTTCCATTTTGGTCAGCTGTGGAATCTTCCATGCGACTCATTAACATTCTGCTCATAGAGAAAGGACTTCCAATCTGTTGTTTTGAAGCTATAAGAACATCTGAATCCTTACTGATAACTGTAGCATGGTCATAGGGCAGAACCAAAGGATTTCCTGGTATCTTCTCAGTGGTATTGTTGTTAGAATATGTTTCACTGTCTTTACTGAAGAGATTACTTTGTGTGACAGAGTCTGACATTGGGATGTTGTCACTTTCTGGTTTTTTAtgctcatttttaaataacttacAAGAATCTAGGGTTAACCCACTGGACAAGTCACCATCTTTCCTACTGGAATCTAATTGTGGCAATTCATTAAAATGACTTACATCCATCCTTGGAGTCTCTCTTTCGGAATCCTTCAATCTGGATAATTTAGAGGCTAGTGATTCAGGTGACTTCTCAACATCCAAAAATTTACTGTTAAAATGAGGTAACTCCTGTAGAGTTACAGTGCTTTCTGTTAAGCAAAGCATCTGTTGTTCCAAACAATGATCTTCCTTGGAGAATGGAaacttttctgaagaaaacatGTGATTTACTGGTTGACAACTACTATTGGAATCATTATATTTCATAGTAGTGATTTCACAGATGTCAGAGTTGTCTAAGTGGTTTTTGTCTTTCCATGGAATGTCAGCTTCAACTTGAGGACTGAGATTGGTAGTGATTTCTAAAGTATTATTTTCCTCCACTTCAGTATTGAGAGGATTTTTAACCTTCCCATATTGCCTCTTAAACTTCTCTAAAGATCCTAGTTGTGAACTTAAGCTTAGCTTCTTATGAGGTATGGGTTTGGCAGGACCAATCAACTTGTCGGTTTTCTTACTACCATCTGAAACATGTCTACCCCAAGAGAAAGAGGATGTGTCGAGTAATAAGCCACCTGTGTGTGATTTTTTACTACTTTCCtgaaaaatagcaaaatttttaTAAGCTGCTGTATGTTTGTTCTCTAGCTCATAACTTCGATCTGTGCTGCACAGACTTTTGTTGGGCAGTTGAGCAAATTCTTTACTTAAAGTGCTGGTTAAATCTTTGCTGTTTAGAATCTTAACTGAATGGTGTGTTctatttctaaatgtttctttGGCACTCACAGGACCAGGTTGAgcataacttttaaataaatgttctgTTTCAGTTGATTTAGTTTGCTCACTCTGTACCACATGAGTTATGAAGCCAGTAGAACATAATTTAACTTGTCCATaatgaaaaacatttattcttcCACAAGCactaggtttttttcttttctcttcctctctctgagcACTAGGTTCTCCTGATAATGCTGTCTCAAAAGACAGAGGTTGGCATTTCATTTCAGTAGCATCTTTATATCTCTCTGGTTGATTctgaattctgttattttccagGATGTTGGCAGCCATGCTATTAACAGTAGTACTTACTTTTTGTATTTCTAGATCTTCTCCACTCCCCTCAAAGTGATATAATGTCTGAAAAGGGCTTCCACACATTTCTGAACTGGTTCCACATGGATTTTCTGAAGAGTTATGTTCCAAGCAAgattttttatgtttcttattttctccTGATTCTGATGCTCCAGCTGTGTCTTGTTCTAAGTTCCTTGAGTGTGAGCAAGCACTGTCTTCATTTTGCAAAGATGACTCTGCCATTTTATAATGGGCTGGCCCATCGGATTTGTAAGTGTACAAAAATGaatcatttgtcttttttctgatAGTTTCCGAATCCCTAGAATTATGTGTGCTTATGTTTTCTACAGgagcttttcttttcacagcttttgacTGCAAATTGAACATCTCATAGGAATCCAAAATATTATTACATGCTTCTTGGAAACTGACCTGGCCACACTTCTCATCAGAGGACACTTGCTTCTGAAGACTGGCACTGAATAAACTAAAATCATTATCTTCACTAAATTCCTTAATGTCTTCACTTGATAATTccacaaataatttttctttctttaaaaacatttttactcCTTCCTGAATGCAAACCAAAAGAGTATCCCAGTTCTGAAACTCAATCAGGGTTTTTGCTGGCTCTAGGCACACGTCATACTCACAGAACTGGCACTGCACATTGATTACGTAGATCCCATGGAGTTCCGGGTTAGACCTAGGCCGAGGACTTGAATTCATTTGCCTACTGGCAGAACCACTCTTTGGTTTGCATATAATACTTTCTTTCCTTAATAAAAAGTCAATGAGTTTATGCAACTTTGTCCTTAAAACTAACCTCTTGTTCACAAACAAAAACTGCATATTCTTATTATAATGTGCTTCAGAGCTGATAAAGCCAGTAAGCTCAAActccttatatttaaaatttatttctcttaacTTTTGGGACTTACCCAGTCCATAAATTTGACAAAATCGGGAACATATGTCTTTCGTTTTAGGGAGTTGAAGAACCATGGAACCAGAAACATCATttctcaaagagaaagaaatggaagggtGCATGAGTGACAGAGCTTCTATCCTCTGCCTAACCTTCTCAAACTCCAATCTAGGATCCATGCATTTCCTCCTAACAGGTAATTGATAAAACAGATTATATACAGTGACTGTTGTCCCGGTACTTGGTCGAGTTAAGGCAGCTTCACAAGCTTTCAGCGCTTTCCCATTCTGAAACAGTTTCACAAATGTTTTCATCGACTTGTTTTTCTTGGATGAAATTTCCACAGCACTGGCCATATCTGCTATACTGGCCAACGCCTCCCCCCGGAAACCATAAAACCTTGGGTTCTCCAAGTCTTGTACGGAGTTGCATTTACTGGTGAAATAACGATTTCCCACCTTGTCTACATCATCACTCCCCATCCCAAATCCATTGTCTATCACTTGAACTTGGAAGGTTTCCATGTTCACCCTGACAGCCACACATTTTGCTTCAGCATCAATACTGTTGAGGGCAAGCTCCTCAACACATTGGCCTAAGGAGCATACAGCCAAACCAGAACGCAATTTAGCTTGTACTTCAGCTGACAAGCATTTGATCATGGCAGGTAGAAAGCTGGTGAGAATGCCAGGCAGTGGTTCCCTTTTCTGACTGGAAATAATTGCCTACGGGAGgaagacaaaacacacacacacacacacaattaaagcTTCAGAGTTACATGGCATCAACCATTTCTCTCAAGcattataaagaaatatttgagaTAAATGAAATCTcttattaacaaaacaaaaattatacttCTGATCTCTAGGAAGATCAAACAGCTCAGATTTGGCACAGCAGATTTAATATCCAAAACAGCAttcataatttcataatttttactgCTCCTAAATCCCAAATGCCCTAAGTGAAATCATCATCACACTTGAAGTTGACCCCTAAAGTGTTCAAACTGCCAATCACTTCACCAAAAACAGATGCCTAATTTCCACTAAGAAACATTAGCTAGAAATCATTCATGAAAAAAATGTCCAAGCTAGTTTCATAACATTTATCCATTGCACAATAACCatgacttttagaaaaaaattacaatgaagTGTTAAGACACTGTACTAATTAGggtgaaggaagaggaggaaatgaaatcaAATTATATCAAAGAGcgataattattataataattaccaTTGGTTAAATATAGTTATCTCAGGGGAAAGAGACTAATAATGGGGAAGGGTACGGCAGGAAAATTCCTTTGCCTTTTAAGCCtttatcatttgatttttaaatcttgTACATGTATTACTAAGTTTTCAGAAGGCCCTTACCTATTACTACTTatgatttattattttgtattaataCTCTTTTGGTCTTTACAGATGGCTCCAAACTACCTTAGCAATAATAATGATGGCAAGGGGATCTTTAAACGAGACTTTTTCTTGCAGCTAAAAATGACAGTTCAATGAAAGGTCCCCTCCCTTCATAGCTGAGAGTAGCATGGGCTGGACCGTCTCACGAGTGGTAAGGCTTGTTTATCAAACTTGGGGAAAATCAGAGATCTGATTTTCAGATCTTGATGGTTGCAGATCAGAACTTGCAGATCTGATGGTTTCTAAGATAATGTACTTTGCAGCCGGCAAAAAATGAGAGGTCAAGGTTTGGTATCTATTCCTACTGGTACCCAAAACTCAACGATTTCCGATTTCCTGATTACGGGGCTTTCGGGGATCCTGTGACAAGTGGGACGATTTGATCCGTGTTCAGAGCTGAGAAAGCTTGCAGGAAGAGCAGGGTCGAGTTCGCcaaccaccgccccccccccccacccgccgcGGCCGTAAGAGTCAAGCTCCACCCCCGCGCCCTCCCAGCTGGCAACCGGAAACCCAGGCCCGGCCCGCCCAGGTTCGGGCGCCCGGCCGAAGGTAGGCCGGAAGACGTCCTAGGCCCCTCGCGCGGCGGGTCCGTAAGGCTGGCCCGCAGCGGTCGCCAAGGCGCTTCGAGTGGTAGACGAGCTCCCAGAATCGTCCTCTGGTCGCGTGCTTTCACCCCAAGTCACCTGGAATCGTACCTCCCCAACCCCCTGATACCAACCGCCTCGGCCGCTGGGCACGCGCTCTGTGGCTGGTGAGGCTCGTACACGTGAGGCTCGTGCACGCGCGAGCCCGCGAGCATGCGCTTCTGAGGCGCCGCGCGGAGGACGCAGTCCAGTCCGTGACACCCCGATGCGCATGCGCGCCAGGTGTCGCCGGCTTGGAAACCTGTGTCCCCAGGTCTCTTCTTACTGGTACCCCGAAGTTTCCAGTCTTTATCCCGTTTTATCATGGCGTGAAAAGCTGTTTCTAGCAATTTTTACTCgtttttcccttttctcatttctgttgTGTGCGTACTACCATTTAATTCAACAGAGGCTTCCTAGGTGCTGCAGTAGTAAACAATtcgcttgccaattcaggagataaaggtttgatccctgggtagggaagagcccctggaggaggacatggcaacctactccagtatccttgcctagaaaatcccatagacagaggagcctgaggggctgcagtccatgaggttgcaaagaggcatGACTAACCACggtattttatttgcttatcaTCTGTCTGCTCACTAGAATGTggatatttatctatttttatttgctgCTGTATCCCCATGGCAAGAACAGTGCCTGGCTTATGTTAGGCACTCAAATATTAATCGAGAGCTTTCCGTCTTAAAGATTATAGTTATTTCAAAGCTGGAAAAGATGAAGAATCTATATAGCTCTATTCTTAATTTATAGGTGAAAACAAGACTCTcttcactgactttttttttggtatttttctaaTGGAATGAGAGTGGACCCCTAAGGGCATTGtgagattagttcagttcagtcgggtccagctctttgcgaccccatgaaccacagcacgccaggcctccctgtccatcaccaactcctggaatctacccaaactcatgtccattgagtcagtgatgccattcatcctgtcgtccccttctcctcctgccctcaatctttcccagcattagggtcttttcgaatgagtcagctcttcgcatcagggggccaaagtattggagtttcagcttcaacatcagtccttccaatgaacacccaaggctgatctcctttaagatggactggttggatctccttgcagtccaagggactctcaagagtcttctgcaacaccatagttcaaaagcatcaattcttcggtgttcagctttctttatagtccaactctcacatccatacatgactactggaaaaaccacagccttgactagatggatctttgttggcaatgtctctgcttttgaatatgctgtcagttcagttcagttgctcagtcttgtctgactctctacgaccccatgaatcgcagcacaccaggcctccctgtccatcaccaactcctggagttcactcagattcccgttcatcaagtcagtgatgccatccagccatctcatcctctgtcgtccccttctcctcctgcccccaatccctcccagcatcagagaattttccagtgagtcaactcttcgcatgaggtggccaaaattactggagtttcagctttagcatcagtccttccaaagaaatcccagggctgatctccttcagaatggactggttggatctccttgcagtccaagggactctcaagagtcttctccaacaccacagttcaaatgcatcaattctttggcgctcagcttctttcacagtccaactatcacatccatacatgactactggaaaaaccatagccttggctagacggaccttagtcggcaaagtaatgcctctgcttttgaatatgctatctagtttggtcataacttttcttccaaggagtaagcgtcttttaatttcatggctgcagtaccatctgcagtgattttggagccccccaaaataaagtctgacactgtttccactgtttccccatcaatttgcaaagaagtgatgggaccggatgccatgacctttgttttctgaatgttgagctttaagccaactttttcactcttctctttcgctttcatcaagaggctctttagttctttactttctgtgataagggtggtgtcacctgcatatctgaggttattgatatttctcctggcaatcttgattccagtttgtgcttcctccagcccagcgtttctcatgatgtactctgcatatacatcatggagaaaaggaaagatatactcatttgaacacagagtttcaaagaatagcaaggagaaataagaaagccttcatcttTAAGAAAGCCTTTCCtgcttaaataagcagggagacaatatacagccttgacgtactccttttcctatttggaactagtctcttgttccaggtccagttctaactgttgcttcctgacctgcatataggtttctcaagaggcaggtcaggtggtctggtattcccatctctttcagaattttccacagtttattgtgatccacacagtcaaaggctttgacataatcagtaaagcagaaatagatgtttttctggaactctcttgctttttctatgatccaacggatgttggcaatttgatctctggtttctctgccttttctaaattcagcttgaacatctggaagttcactattcatgtattgctgaagcctggcttggagaattttgagcattactttactagcgtgtgagatgagtacaattgtactgtagtttaagcattctttggcattgcctttctttgggtttggaatgaaaactgaccttttctagtcctgtggccactgctgagttttccaaatttgctggcatattgagtgcagcactttcacagcatcatcttttaggagctgaaatagctcaactggaattccatcatctccactagctttgtttgtagtaatgcttcctaaggcccacttgacttcatattcccggatgtctggctttaggtgagtgatcacaccatcgtgattatctgggtcgtgaagttttttttgtatagttcttctgtgtattcttgccacctcttcttaatatcttctgcttttgctaggtccataccatttctgtcctttattgagcccatctttccatgaaaagttcccttggtatctgcaattttcttgaagagatctctagtctttcccattctttcgttttcctctatttctttgcattgatcgctcaggaaggctttcttatctctccttgctattctttgagactctgcattcaaatgaatatatctttccttttctcctttgctttttgcttctcttcttttcacagctatttgtaaggcctcctcagacagccattttgcttttttgcgtttctttttcttggggatggtcttgaacgctgtctcctgtacagtatcaCGAACCTCCGtaaatagttcttcaggcactctgtctatcagatctagtcccttaaatctatttgtcccttccgctgtataattgtaagggatttgatttaggtcatacctgaatggaccaacctagatagcatattcaaaagcagagataatactttgccaacaaaggtccatctagtcaaggctatggtttttccagtggtcatgtatggatgtgagagttggactgtgaagaaaggtgagtgccgaagaattgatgcttttgaactgtggtgaagaagttcaaattgatgcttttgagcttctgtggagaagactcttgagagtcccctggactgcaaggagatccaaccagtccattctaaaggagatcagtcctggatgttctttggaaggactgatgctaaagctgaaattccaatactttggccacctcatgtgaagaattgactcattggaaagactctgatgctgggagggattgggggcaggaggagaaggggacaacagaggatgagatggctggatggcatcactgacttgagggacctgagtttgagtgaactctgggagttggtgatggacaggaaggcctggcgtgctgtgattcatggggttgcaaagagtcagacacgactgagcgactgaattgaactgaactgaatggtctagtagttttccccactttcttcaattcaagtctgaatttgacattaaggagttcatgatctgagccacagtcagctcctggtcttgtttttgctgactgtatagagcttctgcatcttcggctgcaaagaatatgatcaatctgatttcggtgttggccatctggtgatgtccatgtgtagagtcttcttttataTTGTtgggagggtgtttgctatgaccagtgcgttctcttggcaaaactctattggcctttgccctgcttcattctgttttccaaggccaaattgcctgttactccagctgtttcttgacttcctacttttgcattccagtcccctataatgaaaaggacatcttctgggggtgttagttctaaaaggtcttgtaggtcttcacagaaccattcaactgcagtttcttcagcattactggtcattTACACAGCATTACTGTGTGATTAAGTGTTTTGGAAATTGATGACCAACCTTCAGTTGTTTCTTAGTCTTGTTTTCATtgggtatttttatttaaaaaaatttgtatttattttttgctgtgcttgctttctctagttgcagttagTTGGGGGTACTCTCTAgtttgaggtgcacaggcttctcattgtggtggcttctcttggggtggagcacaggctctagagtgaggGCTCAGTGGTTGGGCTGTGAGAGgtgagatcttcctggagcaggtatcaaacctgtgtcccctgcactagcAAGTGGACTTCCAACCTCTGGCTTACCAAGGAAGTCCAAAACCTTGTGTTTTTAAAGACTGGAATTTATGACCAACGTGTCAAACCCAGTAAGCATttgatatatacttttttaatggctgacaaAACCAAATCAGGAGATAGATAACCTAAGTCTGATGAAGGAAAATGCTTACTGCTTGAATtagttcattccaatcccaaagaaaggcaatgccaaagaatgctcaaactactgcacaattgcactcatcccacacactagtaatgttcaaaattctccaagccaggcttcagcaatacgtgaaccgtgaacttccagatgttcaagctggttttagaaaaggcagaggaaccagagatcaaattgcctacatctgctggatcatggaaaaagcaagagagttccagaaaaacatctatttctgctttattgactatgccaaagcctttgactgtgtggatcacaagaaactgtggaaaattctgaaagagatgggcataccataccacctgacctgcctcttgagaaacctatatgcaggtcaggaagcaacagttagaactggacatggaacaacagactggttccaaataggaaaaggagtacgtcaaggctgtatattgtcaccctgcttatttaacttctatgcagagtacatcatgagaaacgctgtggaagaagcacaagctggaatcaagattgctgggagaaatatcaataacctcagatatgcagatgacaccacccttatggcagaaagtaaagaggaactaaaaagcctcttgatgaaagtgaaagtggagagtgagaaagttggcttaaagctcaacattcagaaaacgaagatcatggcatctggttccatcacttcatgggaaatagatggggaaacattggaaacaggtatcaggctttattttgggggctccaaaatcactgcagatggtgactgcagccatgaaattaaaagacccttactccttggaagaaaagttatgaccaatctagatagcatattcaaaagcagagacattactttgccaacaaaggtctgtctagtcaaggctatggtttttccagtggtcatgtatggatgagagagttggactgtgaagaaagctgagtgccgaagaattgatgcttttgaactgtggtgttggagaactcttgagagtcccttggactgcaaggagatccaaccagtccattctgaaggagatcagccctgggatttctttggaaggactgatgctgaagatgaaactccagtaactttggccacctcatgtgaagagttgactcattggaaaagactctgatgctgggagggactgggggcaggagaagaaggggacgacagaggatgagatggcttgatggcatcactgactcgatggatgtaaactccgggagttggtgatggacagggaggcctggcgtgctgtgattcatggggtcgcaaagagtcagacacgactgagcgactgaactgaactgaactgaattagtttgctaaggctgccataacaaaataccagacTAGacagcttaaacaatagaaatgtatcttgtcccagttctggaggctagaaatctgaaagtcaaagtgttgaAATGATGAATGATGATAAGGCCTCTTTCCTTGACTGGTAAATTGCTATCTTCTTCCTCTATCTTCACAAGTTCT is a window of Ovis canadensis isolate MfBH-ARS-UI-01 breed Bighorn chromosome 7, ARS-UI_OviCan_v2, whole genome shotgun sequence DNA encoding:
- the MLH3 gene encoding DNA mismatch repair protein Mlh3 isoform X3, with the translated sequence MIKCLSAEVQAKLRSGLAVCSLGQCVEELALNSIDAEAKCVAVRVNMETFQVQVIDNGFGMGSDDVDKVGNRYFTSKCNSVQDLENPRFYGFRGEALASIADMASAVEISSKKNKSMKTFVKLFQNGKALKACEAALTRPSTGTTVTVYNLFYQLPVRRKCMDPRLEFEKVRQRIEALSLMHPSISFSLRNDVSGSMVLQLPKTKDICSRFCQIYGLGKSQKLREINFKYKEFELTGFISSEAHYNKNMQFLFVNKRLVLRTKLHKLIDFLLRKESIICKPKSGSASRQMNSSPRPRSNPELHGIYVINVQCQFCEYDVCLEPAKTLIEFQNWDTLLVCIQEGVKMFLKKEKLFVELSSEDIKEFSEDNDFSLFSASLQKQVSSDEKCGQVSFQEACNNILDSYEMFNLQSKAVKRKAPVENISTHNSRDSETIRKKTNDSFLYTYKSDGPAHYKMAESSLQNEDSACSHSRNLEQDTAGASESGENKKHKKSCLEHNSSENPCGTSSEMCGSPFQTLYHFEGSGEDLEIQKVSTTVNSMAANILENNRIQNQPERYKDATEMKCQPLSFETALSGEPSAQREEEKRKKPSACGRINVFHYGQVKLCSTGFITHVVQSEQTKSTETEHLFKSYAQPGPVSAKETFRNRTHHSVKILNSKDLTSTLSKEFAQLPNKSLCSTDRSYELENKHTAAYKNFAIFQESSKKSHTGGLLLDTSSFSWGRHVSDGSKKTDKLIGPAKPIPHKKLSLSSQLGSLEKFKRQYGKVKNPLNTEVEENNTLEITTNLSPQVEADIPWKDKNHLDNSDICEITTMKYNDSNSSCQPVNHMFSSEKFPFSKEDHCLEQQMLCLTESTVTLQELPHFNSKFLDVEKSPESLASKLSRLKDSERETPRMDVSHFNELPQLDSSRKDGDLSSGLTLDSCKLFKNEHKKPESDNIPMSDSVTQSNLFSKDSETYSNNNTTEKIPGNPLVLPYDHATVISKDSDVLIASKQQIGSPFSMSRMLMSRMEDSTADQNGTCFQSEESIAIARTCSENEGSNICSLDWQQHFDVTLGRMVYINKLTGLSTFTAPTEDVRAACTKDLTTMAVDVLLENATGDDAFGPESLQSLFSEWDNPIFARYPEVAVDVSSGQAESLAVKIHNILYPYRFTKEMIHSMQVLQQVDNKFIACLMSTKTEENGEAGGNLLVLVDQHAAHERVRLEQLIIDSYEKQQPQGFGRKKLLSSIVSPPLEITVTEEQRRLLRCYHKNLEDLGLEIVFPDTSDSLVLIGKVPLCFVEREANELRRGRSTVTKGIVEEFIREQVELLQTTGGIQGTLPLTVQKVLASQACHGAIKFNDGLSFEESCRLIEALSWCQLPFQCAHGRPSMLPLANIDHLEQEKQTKPNLAKLRRMAQAWHLFGKGEGCDVGQGLQASMPPCELPREQNYSL
- the MLH3 gene encoding DNA mismatch repair protein Mlh3 isoform X4, with amino-acid sequence MIKCLSAEVQAKLRSGLAVCSLGQCVEELALNSIDAEAKCVAVRVNMETFQVQVIDNGFGMGSDDVDKVGNRYFTSKCNSVQDLENPRFYGFRGEALASIADMASAVEISSKKNKSMKTFVKLFQNGKALKACEAALTRPSTGTTVTVYNLFYQLPVRRKCMDPRLEFEKVRQRIEALSLMHPSISFSLRNDVSGSMVLQLPKTKDICSRFCQIYGLGKSQKLREINFKYKEFELTGFISSEAHYNKNMQFLFVNKRLVLRTKLHKLIDFLLRKESIICKPKSGSASRQMNSSPRPRSNPELHGIYVINVQCQFCEYDVCLEPAKTLIEFQNWDTLLVCIQEGVKMFLKKEKLFVELSSEDIKEFSEDNDFSLFSASLQKQVSSDEKCGQVSFQEACNNILDSYEMFNLQSKAVKRKAPVENISTHNSRDSETIRKKTNDSFLYTYKSDGPAHYKMAESSLQNEDSACSHSRNLEQDTAGASESGENKKHKKSCLEHNSSENPCGTSSEMCGSPFQTLYHFEGSGEDLEIQKVSTTVNSMAANILENNRIQNQPERYKDATEMKCQPLSFETALSGEPSAQREEEKRKKPSACGRINVFHYGQVKLCSTGFITHVVQSEQTKSTETEHLFKSYAQPGPVSAKETFRNRTHHSVKILNSKDLTSTLSKEFAQLPNKSLCSTDRSYELENKHTAAYKNFAIFQESSKKSHTGGLLLDTSSFSWGRHVSDGSKKTDKLIGPAKPIPHKKLSLSSQLGSLEKFKRQYGKVKNPLNTEVEENNTLEITTNLSPQVEADIPWKDKNHLDNSDICEITTMKYNDSNSSCQPVNHMFSSEKFPFSKEDHCLEQQMLCLTESTVTLQELPHFNSKFLDVEKSPESLASKLSRLKDSERETPRMDVSHFNELPQLDSSRKDGDLSSGLTLDSCKLFKNEHKKPESDNIPMSDSVTQSNLFSKDSETYSNNNTTEKIPGNPLVLPYDHATVISKDSDVLIASKQQIGSPFSMSRMLMSRMEDSTADQNGTCFQSEESIAIARTCSENEGSNICSLDWQQHFDVTLGRMVYINKLTGLSTFTAPTEDVRAACTKDLTTMAVDVLLENGSQYRCHPFRSDLVLPFLPRARKERTVMRQNNRATGDDAFGPESLQSLFSEWDNPIFARYPEVAVDVSSGQAESLAVKIHNILYPYRFTKEMIHSMQVLQQVDNKFIACLMSTKTEENGEAGGNLLVLVDQHAAHERVRLEQLIIDSYEKQQPQGFGRKKLLSSIVSPPLEITVTEEQRRLLRCYHKNLEDLGLEIVFPDTSDSLVLIGKVPLCFVEREANELRRGRSTVTKGIVEEFIREQVELLQTTGGIQGTLPLTVQKVLASQACHGAIKFNDGLSFEESCRLIEALSWCQLPFQCAHGRPSMLPLANIDHLEQEKQTKPNLAKLRRMAQAWHLFGKGEGCDVGQGLQASMPPCELPREQNYSL